One stretch of Limnohabitans sp. DNA includes these proteins:
- a CDS encoding transglycosylase SLT domain-containing protein, which yields MLVSQPDLKVSATERLLGWLDSRQDPLSENETPDVNAQLVSALPSMFALALSDEQAAVTRWLSRRYKVSPEPMGALVHEAWTVGDRIQVSPTLLLAVIAIESRFNPFASGPQGGMGLMQIQAEAQHRALLSYGGPLAAFDPLTNLRVGARHLQTLIEQSPSVDAALQLYALATGQSNGKDYVSRVLAEQKQLETMTRPAKSLDGLHNPRL from the coding sequence ATGTTGGTCAGCCAACCCGATTTGAAAGTCAGCGCCACAGAGCGTTTGCTGGGCTGGCTGGATTCGCGACAAGACCCATTGTCGGAAAACGAAACTCCAGACGTCAACGCCCAATTGGTGTCTGCCCTGCCCAGCATGTTTGCGCTGGCGCTCAGCGATGAACAGGCGGCTGTGACCCGTTGGCTGAGCCGACGCTACAAAGTATCCCCCGAACCCATGGGCGCTTTGGTTCACGAGGCATGGACCGTAGGTGACCGGATCCAAGTCTCCCCCACTTTGCTTTTGGCCGTCATCGCCATCGAATCCCGATTCAATCCCTTCGCCTCTGGGCCCCAAGGTGGCATGGGCCTGATGCAAATCCAAGCCGAAGCCCAACACCGCGCCCTGCTGTCATATGGCGGCCCTTTGGCAGCGTTTGACCCCCTGACCAATTTGCGCGTCGGAGCCCGACATTTGCAAACACTGATCGAACAAAGCCCCTCGGTCGATGCAGCCTTGCAACTGTACGCCTTGGCCACCGGACAAAGCAACGGTAAGGATTACGTCAGCCGTGTGTTGGCCGAACAAAAACAACTGGAAACCATGACCCGTCCGGCCAAAAGCTTGGACGGGCTTCATAACCCCCGCCTCTAA
- a CDS encoding type IV pilin protein: MSQPSIPPDLPAPDATHLQTDRVVHQGWTLTEMLICLALLAVLAALALPSYQEQQRKARRQDGQAALLQLQTDQERWRSSNDSHADSLSKLGWRSDLSPGGHYRIQLLESSAQAYTAQAIALGAQASDRECTPLLLRSLGGAHVWLGSGQSPDSDPARCWRK; encoded by the coding sequence ATGTCACAGCCATCCATCCCGCCCGATCTACCTGCCCCTGATGCCACCCACCTGCAGACTGACAGGGTTGTGCACCAGGGTTGGACCTTGACAGAGATGCTGATCTGTCTGGCACTCTTAGCGGTGTTGGCCGCACTGGCCCTGCCCAGTTACCAGGAACAACAACGCAAGGCACGTCGCCAAGACGGTCAAGCGGCCTTGCTTCAACTGCAAACCGACCAAGAACGCTGGCGCAGCAGCAATGACAGCCACGCAGACAGCCTCAGCAAATTGGGCTGGCGCAGCGATCTTTCCCCCGGAGGTCATTACCGCATCCAATTGCTTGAATCCTCTGCTCAAGCCTACACCGCGCAAGCCATTGCCCTGGGAGCGCAAGCATCTGACCGTGAATGCACCCCATTGCTCTTGCGCTCTCTGGGGGGGGCTCATGTCTGGCTAGGCTCGGGCCAATCACCCGACAGCGATCCGGCCCGGTGCTGGCGAAAATAA
- a CDS encoding GspH/FimT family pseudopilin, which produces MNPPSNRPRPCAARCKIKGLTLLEAMVVMAVLGIFLSLVAPAMTGMRARHQLQSQAEAFLGSLVLARSEALRRQQRVTLCARGAADGCDPIGRWDQGWLLFVDANNNGLREAGEVLVQAREAVPTVVKVNVTSTIKHYYSYVSEGRSASANGAFMAGTWRFCVATSPQGWQVVANALGKPRIEEYPATKCT; this is translated from the coding sequence ATGAACCCACCCTCAAACCGTCCTCGCCCGTGCGCTGCAAGGTGCAAGATTAAAGGCTTGACTTTGTTGGAAGCCATGGTGGTCATGGCCGTGCTGGGTATTTTTCTGAGCCTGGTTGCCCCCGCCATGACAGGTATGCGGGCGCGCCATCAGTTGCAAAGTCAGGCTGAAGCTTTTTTGGGCAGCTTGGTGCTGGCTCGCTCGGAAGCCCTGCGGCGCCAGCAGCGGGTCACTTTGTGTGCGCGGGGCGCTGCAGATGGCTGCGATCCCATTGGACGCTGGGATCAAGGTTGGTTGTTGTTTGTAGACGCCAATAACAACGGTTTGCGTGAGGCGGGGGAAGTTCTGGTGCAGGCGCGAGAAGCTGTGCCGACAGTGGTGAAGGTGAACGTCACCAGCACCATCAAGCATTATTATTCCTACGTCAGCGAGGGGCGCAGTGCCAGCGCCAACGGCGCGTTCATGGCGGGCACATGGCGGTTTTGCGTCGCCACATCGCCGCAAGGCTGGCAGGTGGTGGCCAATGCGCTGGGCAAGCCTCGAATCGAAGAATACCCCGCGACGAAATGCACCTGA
- a CDS encoding thioesterase family protein encodes MIGDTHLTSSDRMHQLDEAIALRASALGDTRHQFMGATHPAYANMVGPFGGTTAAQLLQSVMLHPERLGEPVALTVNFAAPVADGEIRFVARPVRTNRSTQHWIIDAHQAQNDTEGVVATATAVFAVRRETWSDVEAVMPANVPVPEAVPRMPVKGMPAWPQRYDMRFVEGAFPAVFDEQEQAHSRSILWVRDEPERALDFVSLAAISDSFFPRIYIRRRRRALIGTVSMTTYFHADSALLAQVGTRHVLGVAKALNYRHGYFDQTGELWSPEAQLLASTHQLVYFKD; translated from the coding sequence ATGATAGGGGACACTCACTTGACATCCAGCGACCGAATGCACCAACTTGACGAAGCCATTGCCCTGCGCGCCTCAGCGCTTGGGGACACGCGCCACCAATTCATGGGCGCAACCCATCCGGCTTACGCCAACATGGTCGGGCCCTTTGGCGGCACCACGGCGGCGCAGTTGCTGCAGTCGGTCATGCTGCACCCCGAGCGCTTGGGCGAACCCGTGGCCCTGACAGTCAACTTTGCCGCCCCGGTGGCCGATGGTGAGATCCGCTTTGTGGCGCGGCCCGTGCGCACCAACCGATCGACCCAGCACTGGATCATCGACGCGCATCAGGCCCAAAATGACACAGAAGGCGTGGTGGCCACTGCCACGGCGGTATTTGCCGTGCGGCGCGAAACCTGGTCAGACGTTGAAGCCGTGATGCCTGCCAATGTGCCCGTACCCGAAGCTGTGCCGCGCATGCCCGTCAAAGGCATGCCCGCCTGGCCACAGCGCTACGACATGCGCTTTGTCGAAGGCGCATTCCCCGCAGTCTTTGACGAGCAAGAGCAAGCCCATTCGCGCTCCATCCTGTGGGTGCGCGACGAGCCCGAGCGGGCGCTGGACTTTGTTTCTTTGGCGGCCATCAGCGACAGCTTTTTCCCGCGCATCTACATCCGCCGCCGCCGCCGTGCCCTCATTGGCACGGTGTCAATGACCACCTATTTCCACGCCGACAGTGCTTTGCTGGCGCAGGTGGGCACACGCCATGTTCTGGGCGTGGCCAAGGCGCTCAACTACCGCCACGGCTACTTTGACCAGACCGGCGAGCTGTGGAGCCCCGAAGCTCAGTTGCTGGCGAGCACGCACCAGTTGGTGTACTTCAAGGACTGA
- the ribD gene encoding bifunctional diaminohydroxyphosphoribosylaminopyrimidine deaminase/5-amino-6-(5-phosphoribosylamino)uracil reductase RibD has protein sequence MPSLPDQPSPLHHALQLAQQGLWLTSPNPRVGCVITAADGTVLGQGHTQRAGGPHAEIMALRDAAERGHHVHGATAWVTLEPCAHHGRTGPCCDVLAAAGIARVVAALTDPNPQVAGQGMARLAAAGVQTHILDAQDDTAVEARELNIGFFSRMERGLPWVRMKVAASLDGQTALQNGQSQWITGPEARTDGHAWRARACAILTGIGTVLEDDPLLNVRGMDTPRQPHLVVVDSRLDMPLNAQLLDTQGTGDQARQIWVYTATTEHLDKRAALTARGVTVINCPGPGGKVDLAAMLRDLARREINELHVEAGHKLNGSFIREGLVDEFLVYLAPQLLGPGQGLANLPALTELRGAVQLAFHAVDRIGPDLRLLLRRA, from the coding sequence GTGCCCTCTTTGCCCGATCAACCGTCTCCTCTGCACCATGCGCTGCAATTGGCTCAACAAGGCCTGTGGCTGACCTCGCCCAACCCGCGTGTGGGTTGTGTGATCACCGCCGCCGACGGCACGGTGCTGGGCCAAGGCCACACCCAGCGTGCAGGTGGCCCTCATGCCGAAATCATGGCCTTGCGGGACGCGGCCGAGCGTGGGCACCATGTGCACGGTGCCACCGCTTGGGTGACGCTGGAGCCCTGCGCCCACCACGGGCGCACAGGACCTTGCTGCGACGTGCTGGCGGCGGCGGGCATCGCCCGCGTGGTGGCGGCCCTGACCGATCCCAACCCCCAAGTGGCGGGCCAAGGCATGGCGCGGCTGGCGGCTGCGGGGGTGCAGACCCACATCTTGGATGCGCAGGATGACACCGCCGTTGAGGCCCGTGAATTGAACATCGGCTTTTTCAGCCGCATGGAACGGGGCCTGCCCTGGGTGCGGATGAAGGTGGCCGCCTCTTTGGACGGACAAACCGCCCTGCAAAACGGCCAAAGCCAGTGGATCACCGGCCCCGAAGCCCGCACCGACGGCCATGCCTGGCGCGCCAGAGCCTGCGCCATCCTGACCGGCATCGGCACTGTGCTCGAAGACGACCCTTTGCTCAATGTGCGCGGCATGGACACCCCGCGCCAACCGCACTTGGTGGTGGTGGACAGCCGCCTGGACATGCCCCTGAATGCCCAACTGCTGGACACGCAAGGCACGGGCGATCAGGCCCGGCAAATCTGGGTTTACACAGCCACCACAGAACACTTGGACAAACGCGCCGCGCTGACGGCACGCGGCGTGACCGTGATCAACTGCCCCGGCCCCGGCGGCAAGGTCGATCTGGCGGCCATGCTGCGCGACCTGGCCCGGCGTGAGATCAATGAGCTGCATGTGGAAGCCGGGCACAAGCTCAACGGCTCCTTCATACGCGAAGGGTTGGTGGACGAATTTCTGGTTTACCTGGCTCCGCAACTGCTAGGGCCAGGCCAAGGCCTGGCCAATTTGCCTGCGCTCACCGAGTTGCGTGGCGCTGTGCAGCTGGCCTTTCATGCGGTGGACCGCATCGGACCCGATTTGCGCCTGTTGCTGCGCCGGGCTTGA
- a CDS encoding quinone-dependent dihydroorotate dehydrogenase has translation MSLIPYAFARPFLFKMDPEAAHDLTIEGLARTQNTPLDCAYRQPFVAQPTMLAGLHFPNRVGMAAGLDKNARCIDGLGAMGFGFVEVGTVTPKAQPGNPKPRMFRLPEANALINRLGFNNDGLDAFIANVKRSKFRQQGRLLGLNIGKNAATPIENATHDYLIALAGVYPHADYVTVNISSPNTKNLRALQSDEALDGLLGELVARREELATEHGRRVPMFLKIAPDLDETQVGVIAATLQKHGMDGVIATNTTLARDAVSGLPHAEEMGGLSGSPVLQGSNRVIRHLRAALGKDFPIIGVGGILSGHDAISKIEAGADVVQIYTGLIYKGPVLVTEVASALQQMKR, from the coding sequence ATGTCCCTGATCCCCTACGCCTTCGCCCGCCCCTTTTTGTTCAAAATGGACCCCGAGGCGGCCCACGACCTGACCATCGAAGGCTTGGCCCGCACCCAAAACACCCCGCTCGACTGCGCTTACCGCCAGCCCTTTGTGGCGCAACCCACCATGCTGGCAGGTCTGCACTTTCCCAACCGTGTCGGCATGGCTGCGGGTTTGGACAAAAACGCCCGCTGCATCGACGGTCTGGGTGCCATGGGCTTTGGCTTTGTCGAAGTCGGCACCGTCACGCCCAAAGCGCAACCCGGCAACCCCAAACCCCGCATGTTCCGCCTGCCCGAGGCCAACGCGCTGATCAACCGCTTGGGTTTCAACAACGACGGGCTCGATGCCTTCATCGCCAACGTCAAGCGCTCCAAGTTCCGCCAGCAAGGTCGCCTGCTGGGCCTGAACATTGGCAAGAACGCCGCCACACCGATTGAGAACGCGACCCACGACTATTTGATCGCCTTGGCAGGTGTGTACCCGCATGCCGACTACGTGACGGTGAACATCTCCAGCCCCAACACCAAGAACCTGCGCGCCCTGCAAAGCGACGAAGCGCTGGACGGCCTGCTGGGCGAACTGGTGGCGCGGCGCGAAGAACTGGCCACCGAACATGGCCGCCGCGTGCCCATGTTCCTCAAAATCGCCCCCGATCTGGACGAGACCCAAGTGGGCGTGATCGCCGCCACCCTTCAAAAGCACGGCATGGACGGCGTGATCGCCACCAACACCACCTTGGCGCGTGACGCCGTGAGCGGCTTGCCCCATGCCGAAGAAATGGGCGGACTGTCAGGTTCGCCCGTGCTGCAAGGCAGCAACCGCGTGATTCGGCACTTGCGCGCCGCTTTGGGCAAAGACTTTCCCATCATCGGCGTGGGCGGTATCCTGAGCGGGCACGACGCGATTTCAAAAATAGAAGCTGGGGCCGACGTGGTGCAGATTTACACCGGCCTCATTTACAAAGGCCCGGTGCTGGTGACCGAAGTGGCGAGCGCGTTGCAGCAGATGAAGCGGTGA
- the glyA gene encoding serine hydroxymethyltransferase encodes MYHRNHLIEQTDPEIFAAIQAENARQEHHIELIASENYASPAVMAAQGSQLTNKYAEGYPGKRYYGGCEHVDVAEQLAIDRIKQIFGAEAANVQPHCGASANEAVFLAFLKPGDTIMGMSLAEGGHLTHGMPLNMSGKWFNVVSYGLDAKEAIDYEAMEAKARETQPKLIIAGASAYSLHIDWARFAKVAKEVGAIFMVDMAHYAGLIAAGVYPNPVPHADVVTSTTHKSLRGPRGGIILMKAEHEKAINSAIFPGLQGGPLMHVIAAKAVAFKEAMAPEFKAYQAQVIKNAQIIAHTLTQRGLRIVSGGTQSHVMLVDLRESSSWKHGITGKVAEAALGNAHMTINKNAIPNDPEKPFVTSGVRIGTPAMTTRGFKDEEARATAHLIADVLENPHDEANIMAVRDKVNALTSRFPVYC; translated from the coding sequence ATGTACCACCGCAACCACCTGATTGAACAAACCGACCCCGAAATTTTCGCCGCCATCCAGGCCGAAAACGCACGCCAAGAGCACCATATCGAGCTGATCGCCAGCGAAAACTACGCTTCGCCCGCCGTCATGGCCGCCCAAGGCAGCCAGCTCACCAACAAATACGCCGAAGGCTACCCCGGCAAGCGCTACTACGGAGGCTGCGAGCACGTGGACGTGGCCGAGCAATTGGCCATCGACCGCATCAAACAGATCTTTGGCGCAGAAGCCGCCAACGTGCAGCCGCATTGCGGCGCATCGGCCAACGAAGCTGTCTTCCTGGCCTTCCTGAAACCTGGCGACACCATCATGGGCATGAGCCTGGCCGAGGGCGGCCACCTGACCCATGGCATGCCGCTCAACATGTCGGGCAAATGGTTTAACGTTGTCTCCTATGGTCTGGATGCCAAAGAAGCCATCGACTACGAGGCCATGGAAGCCAAGGCCCGTGAGACCCAACCCAAGCTGATCATCGCGGGGGCTTCGGCCTACAGCCTGCACATCGACTGGGCGCGTTTTGCCAAAGTGGCCAAGGAAGTTGGCGCAATTTTCATGGTCGACATGGCCCACTACGCCGGCTTGATTGCCGCTGGCGTCTACCCCAACCCGGTGCCCCACGCCGACGTGGTGACGTCGACCACACACAAGAGCTTGCGCGGCCCGCGCGGCGGCATCATCTTGATGAAGGCTGAGCACGAAAAAGCCATCAACAGCGCCATCTTCCCCGGCCTGCAAGGCGGCCCACTGATGCACGTGATCGCGGCCAAGGCCGTGGCCTTCAAGGAAGCCATGGCACCGGAGTTCAAGGCCTACCAAGCCCAGGTGATCAAGAACGCGCAAATCATCGCCCACACCTTGACCCAACGCGGTCTGCGCATCGTCAGCGGCGGCACCCAAAGCCACGTCATGCTGGTGGACCTGCGCGAAAGTTCATCATGGAAACACGGCATCACCGGCAAAGTGGCCGAAGCCGCTTTGGGTAACGCGCACATGACCATCAACAAGAACGCCATCCCGAACGACCCTGAAAAGCCGTTCGTGACCAGCGGCGTGCGCATCGGCACCCCGGCCATGACCACCCGCGGCTTCAAGGACGAAGAAGCCCGCGCCACGGCCCACCTGATCGCCGACGTGCTGGAGAACCCCCACGATGAAGCCAACATCATGGCTGTGCGGGACAAAGTGAATGCTCTGACCAGCCGCTTCCCGGTCTACTGCTGA
- the rpiA gene encoding ribose-5-phosphate isomerase RpiA, giving the protein MTQDELKALVGQAALKYVVPGEIVGVGTGSTVNKFIDALATMKDQIKGAVSSSEASTVRLKALGIPVFDSNEVESLSVYIDGADEIDPQGHMVKGGGAALTREKIVAAQSKKFVCIADESKLVGALGAFPLPVEVIPMATARVMRQFLAMGGSAVVRLKDGQPLVTDNGQHIVDVKGLTITDPVAFETEVSQWPGVVTVGVFALQKAQVCLLGTAQGVKTLAF; this is encoded by the coding sequence ATGACCCAAGACGAACTCAAAGCCCTGGTGGGCCAAGCCGCCCTGAAATACGTTGTTCCCGGGGAGATCGTTGGCGTGGGCACCGGCTCCACGGTGAACAAATTCATTGACGCCCTGGCCACCATGAAGGACCAGATCAAAGGCGCGGTGTCCAGTTCCGAAGCCTCCACCGTGCGCCTCAAAGCCCTGGGCATTCCGGTGTTTGACAGCAACGAGGTCGAGAGCTTGTCGGTCTACATCGACGGCGCGGATGAAATCGACCCCCAAGGCCACATGGTCAAGGGTGGTGGTGCGGCGCTCACCCGAGAAAAAATCGTGGCGGCCCAGAGTAAAAAGTTTGTCTGCATCGCCGACGAGAGCAAATTGGTCGGTGCTTTGGGTGCGTTTCCATTGCCCGTGGAAGTGATCCCCATGGCCACGGCCCGCGTGATGCGCCAGTTTTTAGCCATGGGCGGCAGCGCGGTGGTTCGCTTGAAAGACGGCCAGCCGCTCGTGACCGACAACGGGCAGCATATTGTGGATGTGAAGGGTTTGACGATCACCGACCCGGTGGCGTTCGAGACCGAAGTCAGCCAATGGCCTGGCGTGGTCACGGTCGGTGTGTTTGCGCTGCAAAAAGCGCAGGTGTGCCTGCTGGGTACTGCTCAAGGCGTGAAGACGCTGGCGTTCTGA
- a CDS encoding DUF349 domain-containing protein, whose amino-acid sequence MTTSSKPIDLANLDPLTTGIFLAATSGERSSRLREWLKTEPSEARLHEVYRDLSAKDKGVAKLLKERIDEIKRSQGQEALANDWAQKAELILSAPRLNMADALAWQRDAAKAGAPLSRDPLASLKMRLVEWVKGVEDLQHQVMVQRESAVLLAQRIEVLSTKPMAEAQQGHAGLQNDVSQWQIQAQALMSNRSWHSIDLKFPVQLEAAGLQLQAVWDAFSAALVSAKVAWSDAQAALPPVPVWADEIRRQRGETVQISPTSASPASVPASEKTDKPAKAKVDPAQRQALRELALQTVTPVLDALEKLISENSGAPVTDACAALHAILKTHGKQLDTSLDERLHKALKAAGDPQGWPRWVADQVRLDLVTQAEGLLDANKAPTVGGRKMQDKLRQLRDSWKQMDQGGMPNHGLWKRFDAACNEAYKTVLAWLEQMKKDAADQRSQRLALIEEVKAWTAEQAHGQDWRAQLRALHQFADRWRNAGHLSEKAFTEMQTQWKSVFKAAAARLEAAQKASIGRREALIDEAKALAAAPLRVDAVKALQQRWQVEAQSVPLDRKTEQKLWEVFRAPLDEAFQRKGTERQTSVAALTVHDRAVIDASKTLDEANAGGDAAQIRAAMAALDAALRGQAQQVRQAAPAPTVAPAASAPDASAANGSDATTSEAVADQAEADVPAAVSAADTPAEEAVPAAPLVVSKPAKPVIAVRGDDRPGQKKAEPVIARDGRRDGRIGERGARPTGERGVDRFGDRSARGNGREGRDFREDRGPRLGDAAFRAQREAMERAEMSLRKLAAQAHGETLTRLMTAWQDRQADALPSAQELGRAINAATRQAWAQAVSQEAKSPASTALLRLEMAAEVPTPADRLSERRMLQLQLLTQRNQPGPRETWGQDVAQVLSGPHEEAMARRLQNVLKSLLRS is encoded by the coding sequence GTGACCACCTCCTCCAAACCCATCGATCTTGCCAACTTGGACCCATTGACCACCGGGATTTTTCTTGCAGCCACATCCGGGGAGCGCAGCTCTCGCTTGCGGGAGTGGCTAAAGACCGAACCCAGCGAAGCCCGACTTCATGAGGTCTACCGCGATCTGTCTGCCAAGGACAAGGGCGTTGCCAAGCTACTCAAGGAAAGAATCGACGAGATCAAACGCAGCCAGGGTCAGGAAGCCCTGGCCAATGATTGGGCTCAGAAAGCCGAGCTGATTTTGTCTGCCCCCCGCCTGAACATGGCCGATGCCCTGGCTTGGCAGCGGGATGCCGCCAAAGCTGGCGCACCCCTGTCCCGCGATCCCCTGGCCAGTCTCAAAATGCGCTTGGTTGAATGGGTCAAAGGCGTTGAAGACCTGCAGCATCAGGTGATGGTGCAGAGGGAGTCTGCCGTTTTGCTTGCGCAACGTATTGAAGTGTTGTCGACAAAACCCATGGCCGAGGCACAGCAAGGCCATGCAGGTCTGCAAAACGATGTCAGCCAGTGGCAAATACAGGCACAAGCCTTGATGAGCAACAGGTCTTGGCACAGCATCGACCTCAAGTTCCCCGTTCAGCTGGAAGCTGCGGGCCTCCAGTTGCAAGCCGTTTGGGATGCCTTTTCTGCGGCACTGGTGTCGGCCAAGGTCGCCTGGTCCGATGCCCAGGCCGCGCTGCCTCCCGTGCCGGTCTGGGCCGATGAGATTCGCCGCCAGCGTGGCGAAACTGTGCAGATCTCGCCCACTTCAGCCTCACCAGCCAGCGTGCCTGCCTCCGAAAAAACCGACAAACCAGCCAAAGCCAAAGTCGACCCTGCCCAACGGCAAGCATTGCGCGAGCTGGCCTTGCAAACCGTCACGCCGGTCCTCGACGCCCTTGAAAAGCTGATCTCCGAGAACTCGGGCGCGCCCGTCACAGACGCGTGCGCCGCCTTGCACGCCATCCTCAAGACTCACGGCAAACAGCTCGACACCAGTTTGGACGAGCGGCTGCACAAAGCCTTGAAGGCTGCCGGTGACCCCCAAGGTTGGCCTCGCTGGGTGGCCGACCAGGTGCGACTGGATTTGGTGACCCAGGCTGAAGGTTTGCTGGACGCCAATAAGGCCCCGACCGTCGGCGGGCGCAAGATGCAAGACAAGCTGCGCCAACTTCGCGACAGCTGGAAGCAAATGGACCAGGGCGGTATGCCCAACCACGGTCTTTGGAAGCGTTTTGATGCCGCTTGCAACGAGGCTTACAAAACCGTGCTGGCTTGGCTGGAGCAGATGAAAAAAGACGCTGCAGACCAGCGCTCCCAGCGCCTTGCGCTCATCGAGGAAGTCAAGGCCTGGACAGCAGAACAAGCCCATGGCCAGGACTGGCGTGCTCAGTTGCGTGCCTTGCATCAGTTTGCCGACCGCTGGCGAAATGCGGGACATCTGAGTGAAAAAGCCTTCACTGAAATGCAAACGCAGTGGAAAAGCGTTTTCAAAGCCGCAGCGGCCCGCCTGGAGGCGGCTCAAAAAGCCAGCATCGGACGTCGTGAAGCCCTGATTGACGAAGCCAAAGCACTTGCTGCTGCGCCCTTGCGTGTTGATGCGGTCAAAGCCCTGCAACAACGCTGGCAAGTCGAAGCTCAGTCGGTTCCCCTTGACCGCAAGACCGAGCAAAAATTGTGGGAAGTCTTCCGCGCCCCACTGGACGAAGCTTTTCAGCGCAAAGGTACCGAACGACAGACCTCGGTGGCTGCGCTTACTGTGCACGACCGAGCCGTGATCGACGCCTCGAAAACCCTGGACGAAGCCAATGCGGGTGGCGATGCGGCCCAAATCCGTGCCGCCATGGCTGCCCTGGACGCCGCCTTGCGTGGCCAGGCCCAACAAGTCCGTCAAGCGGCCCCAGCCCCGACGGTTGCCCCAGCTGCTTCCGCTCCAGATGCCAGCGCAGCCAACGGCAGCGACGCTACAACGTCCGAAGCCGTGGCTGATCAAGCCGAGGCCGATGTGCCTGCCGCTGTCAGCGCAGCCGATACCCCCGCTGAAGAGGCCGTACCTGCAGCCCCGTTGGTGGTATCGAAACCCGCCAAGCCGGTCATTGCCGTGCGTGGCGATGACCGACCAGGTCAAAAGAAAGCCGAGCCTGTCATCGCGCGCGATGGTCGCCGAGATGGTCGCATAGGCGAGCGAGGTGCGCGTCCAACGGGTGAGCGTGGCGTTGACCGTTTTGGCGATCGCAGTGCCCGAGGCAACGGGCGTGAAGGCCGCGATTTCCGAGAAGACCGCGGTCCGCGTTTGGGCGATGCGGCTTTTCGCGCGCAGCGCGAGGCCATGGAGCGTGCCGAAATGTCACTGCGCAAATTGGCCGCGCAAGCCCATGGTGAAACCCTCACACGCCTGATGACCGCTTGGCAAGACCGTCAGGCCGATGCCCTGCCCAGCGCACAAGAGTTGGGTCGTGCCATCAACGCCGCCACACGACAGGCATGGGCGCAAGCCGTCAGCCAAGAGGCAAAATCACCGGCTTCTACCGCTTTGCTGCGCCTAGAAATGGCGGCCGAAGTGCCCACACCTGCT
- the nrdR gene encoding transcriptional regulator NrdR codes for MKCPFCSHLETQVVETRLAEDGDFIRRRRQCGACEKRFTTYEKPEVNFPAIVKKDGRRIDYQRDKLLASLNLALRKRPVSTEQVDSAIERIEEKLLNLGEREVGSHRIGALVMRELKKLDKVAYVRFASVYRNFEDIDAFKTLVDEVQS; via the coding sequence ATGAAATGCCCCTTTTGCAGCCACCTTGAAACCCAAGTGGTGGAGACCCGTCTGGCCGAAGATGGAGATTTCATCCGCCGCCGTCGCCAGTGTGGGGCGTGTGAAAAACGCTTCACGACCTACGAAAAGCCGGAGGTCAACTTTCCGGCCATCGTCAAAAAAGATGGCAGGCGCATCGATTACCAACGCGACAAACTGCTGGCCAGCCTGAACCTGGCTTTGCGCAAGCGGCCCGTGAGCACCGAGCAGGTGGACAGCGCGATTGAGCGCATCGAAGAAAAACTCCTGAATTTGGGCGAACGCGAAGTCGGCTCTCATCGCATCGGTGCGCTGGTCATGCGTGAGTTGAAAAAACTCGACAAAGTGGCCTATGTGCGCTTTGCCAGCGTTTACCGCAATTTTGAAGACATTGACGCCTTCAAGACACTGGTCGACGAGGTGCAAAGCTGA